TGATCGGGCAGGCCGAGCGTACGGACCATCTCGCGCTCGTCGAAGAAGCTGACCCAGCCGACGCCGAGGCCCTCGGCGCGGGCGGCGAGCCAGAGGTTCTCCACGGCGAGCGCCGAGGAGTACGGGGCCATCTGCGGCTGCGTGTAGCGGCCCAGGGTGTGGCGGCCGCCCCGGGTGGGGTCGGCGGTCACGACGATGTTCACCGGGGTGTCGAGGATGGCCTCGATCTTCAGTTCCTTGAACTGCTTCGCCCGGGCCTTCGGCAGCGACTTGGCGTAGGCGTCACGCTGGCGCTGGGCCAGTTCGTGCATCGTCTGCCGGGTCTCCGCGGAGCGGATGACCACGAAGTCCCAGGGCTGCGAGTGGCCGACGCTGGGGGCCGTGTGAGCGGCCTCCAGGACGCGGAGCAGCACCTCGTGCGGGATCGGGTCGGAGCGGAAGCCGTTGCGGATGTCGCGGCGCTCGCGCATCACGCGCAGGACGGCCTCGCGTTCGGCGTCGGCGTAGCCGGGAGCGGGAGCGCCGGGGTCGGGCGTGCCCGGGGCGGGCACCTCTTCGGCTTCTCCGGACTCCGCCGTGTCGCCCTGCTCGGCGTCGCGGGTGGCGTCGGTGCCGCTCGGCTCCGCGGCCTCGCTCGGCACTTCGGCGTCGCCCAGCTCGTCGGCCTCCACCAGCTCGGTGGCGTCGACGAAGCCCTCGGGAACCGTCTCGGTCTCGGGCGCCTCGGGAGCCTCGGCCGGCTCGGCCTCGGGAGTCCCGGCCTCTGTCGTCACTGTCTCGGGCGTCACTGTCTCGGGGGCCGTCGCGTCAGGGACCGCTGTTTCGGGGGCCGCCGTCTCGGGGGTCACCGTCTCGGGGGCAACCGTCTCGGGCGCAACCGTCTCGGGGGCAACCGCGAGGTCGGCCTGCGGGGCTACGGCCTCGGCCGGCTCCTCCGCCTCGGCCGCCTCGACAGCCGGCTCGGACTGCTCGTCGGACGCCGTCACCGTGTCGGCTGCGGCGGGCTGCTCGGGGGCCAGGGCCTCCGGCGCGGGCTCCGCTTCGGGGGTCTGCTCGGGCAGGGCCTCGGCGATGTCCTCCGTGACCACGGGGGTCTCCTCGGGAGCCTGCTCCACGGGGGCCTCGGGGGCGACCTCGGCCTCGACCGGCTCGGGCTGCGACTCGGCCGCGGCCTCCGGGGCCTGCTCGGCCTCGGGTACGGCGACGGGGGCGACCTCCACGGCGGGCTCCGGCTCGGCGGCCTCGGCCGTCACGAGGACGGGAGCCTCGGCGGCGGGCTCGCCCTCACGCGGGGCGGGCACCGTGGCCACGGCGTCCGCGAGCTCCGGGGCGGCCGGCTCCTCCGTCTGCTCGGGAGCGGCGGCCTGGGCCGGCTCCTCCGCCTCGGCGACCGGAGTCGGGGCCAGGTGCGGGGCCGTCGGGACGACTCCCTCGACCTGGACGAACTGCCCGCTCTGCGGGACGACCGTTTCTGCGGAGAGGACCGGCTGCGGGGCCATGGCCTCCTGCGGCTGCGCGGCCCACGGCTCGGCGCCCTGCGGCGCGAGCTGCTGGTCCTGCGGGATGTCGAAGTACTCGGGGCCGGTCGTCGGCGGGCCCGGGTTCCGTACCGGCATCGGCGCGGGACCGGTGGCCACGACCGGCGCGGGCTGCGCGACCTGGACGGGCGCGGCGGCCGGGCCTCGGTCGGCCAGCGACAGCACGACGCCACCGGTGACGTCCGGCACCGGCGGGCCCATGTGCAGCGGGCGCCGGGCGGGCGGCGGAGTCGGTGCGGCGGCGGGCGGCGGTACGCGGACACCGCCGAGGTCGACGGAGCCGGTGTCCCGGCCCGCGGCCTCGTGGGCACCGGTGTCGAGGATGCCGGGCTCGTAGCCGTGGTCGGCGACGACGGGCTCCTGCGCGGCGGCGGGAACGCCGTGCGCCGGGGTCCCGTGCACGGGGACGCCGTGCGCCGGAGTGGCGTGCGCCGGGGTCCCGTGTGCCGGGGTGGCGACGGCCTGCGCGAGCGGGACGCCCTGCGGCGGGGTCTGGCCCTGAGGGGCGGTCAGTACGTCGGCGAGGACGAAGGAGTCCGGGAGCGGGCCCGTCAGCGGGTCCGGCAGCGGATCGGTGAGCGGGTCGCCCATCGGGACCGCCGTCTCCGGGGCCGCCGGATGCGGACCGGCCGCGTGCGGAGCGCCCTGCTGCGGCGTCGCCTGGTTCGGGACCACGGGTGCCGCGAGGGGCGCCTGCGGGGCCGGAACGGCCACCGGCGGCGCGGGCGGCATGCCCGGCGGGTGCTCGCTCCAGGCGCCCTGGGCGCCCGGCATCAGAAGCAGGTCGTCGTCTTCGGCTGCGTGCTCGGAGGGGTCCAGGAAGGTGTACGCGCCCGGTGCGGGGATGCCCGGCTGCTCGACCATGCCTGAGTTCTCCGGCAGCCCCTCGCCCGGGACCTGGCCGGTGTCCGTCATGCGTACCCCTCGCCCATCGCTTGTGCTCCTTCAGACCTGCGCCCGTAGACAACAACGAGCGCGCGCGCCGCGCGGCACGAAGGACGCGCGGACACCCACTCATTGTCGCGGCCCCCGGCCATGGTGGCAGGCAGATCCGCCAGGGTGCGCTGTGGACTGCGCCACGTCGCGCGGTCCCCCCTTGCTGCGTACCACATCGGCGAGTCGGAACGGCTACTAATTCC
Above is a genomic segment from Streptomyces sp. NBC_00094 containing:
- the cobT gene encoding nicotinate-nucleotide--dimethylbenzimidazole phosphoribosyltransferase yields the protein MTDTGQVPGEGLPENSGMVEQPGIPAPGAYTFLDPSEHAAEDDDLLLMPGAQGAWSEHPPGMPPAPPVAVPAPQAPLAAPVVPNQATPQQGAPHAAGPHPAAPETAVPMGDPLTDPLPDPLTGPLPDSFVLADVLTAPQGQTPPQGVPLAQAVATPAHGTPAHATPAHGVPVHGTPAHGVPAAAQEPVVADHGYEPGILDTGAHEAAGRDTGSVDLGGVRVPPPAAAPTPPPARRPLHMGPPVPDVTGGVVLSLADRGPAAAPVQVAQPAPVVATGPAPMPVRNPGPPTTGPEYFDIPQDQQLAPQGAEPWAAQPQEAMAPQPVLSAETVVPQSGQFVQVEGVVPTAPHLAPTPVAEAEEPAQAAAPEQTEEPAAPELADAVATVPAPREGEPAAEAPVLVTAEAAEPEPAVEVAPVAVPEAEQAPEAAAESQPEPVEAEVAPEAPVEQAPEETPVVTEDIAEALPEQTPEAEPAPEALAPEQPAAADTVTASDEQSEPAVEAAEAEEPAEAVAPQADLAVAPETVAPETVAPETVTPETAAPETAVPDATAPETVTPETVTTEAGTPEAEPAEAPEAPETETVPEGFVDATELVEADELGDAEVPSEAAEPSGTDATRDAEQGDTAESGEAEEVPAPGTPDPGAPAPGYADAEREAVLRVMRERRDIRNGFRSDPIPHEVLLRVLEAAHTAPSVGHSQPWDFVVIRSAETRQTMHELAQRQRDAYAKSLPKARAKQFKELKIEAILDTPVNIVVTADPTRGGRHTLGRYTQPQMAPYSSALAVENLWLAARAEGLGVGWVSFFDEREMVRTLGLPDHLEVVAYLCVGYVDEFPEEPELMQAGWSKRRPLAWVVHEETYGRRALPGEEPHDLLQETVANIRPLDAKALGEAWERQKRMTKPAGALGMLEIISAQLSGLSRMCPPPIPEPAAVAIFAGDHGVHAQGVTPWPQEVTGQMVANFLGGGAVCNAFANQVGAEVCVIDVGVASELPATPGLLPRKVRPGTGDFTTGLAMTRDEVLAAIEVGIETARDLVAAGNKAILTGEMGIANTTASAALISVYTGVDAAEVTGRGTGINDETHARKVDVVRRALDLHKPDPADPIGVLSAIGGLEHAALVGLILGAASLRTPVILDGVSTGAAALVARAVAPESLAACIAGHRSAEPGHVAALNKLGLRPLVDLDLRLGEGTGALLALPLVQSAARAMHEVATFDSAGVTEK